The genome window GGCTTCGCCACCGAGCTGCGGCTGCGCCTGACCGGCGCCCAGCGCACCCTCGCCAGCGGCGCCACCGAGGCCGCCGCCGAGGGGTTCACGGTCGTCCTCGCGGAGGCGGAGGAGTACGGCCTCGTCCCCGAACAGGCCGACGCCCTGCTCGGCCTCGGCGAATGCGCCCTGGAGACCGGCGACCTGGAGACCGCCCAACTGCGGTTCGAACAGGTCGAGCAGCGCCTCGGCGACGCCCCGCTCCCGGCCCGCGTCCCCGCCCTCCGGGGCCGCGCCACCGCCCACTACCTCGCCGGTGAACTCCGCTACTCCTGCTACCTCTACGAGTCCACCCTCGACGAGCTGAACCGCAACGGCCTGCACGACCCCGACGCGTTACTGCTCCTCTACACCGGCGTCATCGCCCCCTACATGGACATGGGCGCCCACGCCCGCGCCGCCCAGGCCGCCGAACTGGCCCTCGCCCTCGCCCCGCGGTCCGGCGACCCCGCCCTGGTCGCCCGGATGCACCGCTCGGTCGCCCGGACGATGATCGCCGAGGGCCGTGTCGCCGAGGCCGACGCCTCCCTCGCCAAGGCCTCCGAGCTGTACCGCCAGCTCCAGATCCGCACCGAACTCGCCAACTGCCACTGGATGCGCGGCTATCTGCACGCCCAGAACGGCGACTACGCCCGCGCCGAGGAGGAGCTGCGCGAGGCCCGCCGCATGCTCTCCGCCAAGCGCGCCGCGCTCTACACCAGCCAGGTCGCCGTCGAACTCGCCGACGTCCTGCACCGCCGCGGCAAGTCCGAAGAGGCCGCCGAACTGCTCCGCGAGGTCCTCAGCGACCTCAGCTCCGAGCGCGGCGCCCTGCACTCCGCCGCCGCCCACCGCCTCCTCGGCATCATCGCCGAGGACGCCCGGAACGCGGACACCGCCGAGGAGCACTACGTCCGCGCGCTGAGCCTGCTGGAACGCGCGGGCGCCGCCGGTGACCTGGCCGACCTGTGCCGCCTCCTCGGCGACCTGTACCGCCGCACCGGCCGCGTCGAGGCCGCCCTCGACGCCTACCGCACCGGTCTCGGCCACCGCACCGCCCCCGGCACCACCACCCTCGGCCCGGCCCCCGCACAGCCCCCTCTTTGACGATTCCGGGCCACCGCACAGCCCCGCTCCATAGTTTCCTCATGTGGAGACCGCGGAGCAGCACCGGAGCACAGGGGAGCGCGGAGGCGTCCTCGCGGGCGTACGACCCGCCGTCCGCGCCCTGCTCCACGCCGTACCCGGCGGCCTCGCCCTCCTCGCCATCGCGACCGCCGCCTCCGTCCTCGGCCCGGTGGTCGCGCTCGACCTGGCCACGCCCGCGATGGCCGCCTGGTGGACCGTCTTCACGGCGATCGTCGTCCAGGGCGTGCCCTTCCTCCTCCTCGGCACCCTCGTCTCGGCGGCGATCGCCGCCTTCGTGCCCGAGCGGGTCTTCACCCGGCTGCTCCCCCGCAACCCCGCGCTCGCCGTGCCCGTCGCGGGCGCGGCCGGTGTCGTCCTGCCGGGCTGCGAGTGCGCCTCCGTCCCGGTGGCCGGAAGCCTGATGCGACGCGGGGTCGCGCCCGCCGCCGCCCTGGCCTTCCTCCTGGTAACTCACCCGCCTCCTGGTCTCCTGCTGCGCCGCCGACGCCAGCCCCTACAAGGTCGAGATCCGGGACGCCGGCGCCCCCACCGCCGACGCCTGGGTCACCGTCACCGGCGTCTGGCACCCCAAGGGGGAGCCGGGCTCCGAGAAGTCCTGGCCGCCGGTCCTGGACGCCGGGTCGGTACGACGGGTCGCCGAGCCGGACAACCCGTACGAGAAGCGCTGACTCCGGGGCGGTCAGGGGCGGGGGAGGGGGCTCAGGGGCCGAAGTCCATCTCGGCGATCACCTTGCCGTTCGCGTCGTAGACCGCGACCTCGTGCACGGGGTCCTGGAAGTCGAGGGAGCGCGCGAGTTCCTCCGGGACCTTCACATGGCCGTAGTAGACGCCCCAGCCGGTGTCGCCCCTCAGGCGCAGGACGGTGCCGTCGACGACCGTGCCGTCGTAGGCGGTGATCCGCACCCCGGCGGCAGCGGTCCGGACGCCGTAGAAGAGGCCGTGGACGGTGTAGCCGCTGGTGGCGGAGCCCGAGCCCTGCATGGTGAGGCCGGGTTCGGTGGTGTCGAGGTTGCCGTCGACCAGGCTGCGGAACTCGTCCGGGCCGAACGCCCCCGTGTCCGGGTCCGGATCCCGCCAGTGCTTGCCGTCCTCCGTCAGCCACAGTTCCGTACCCTGCTCGGTGGTCACCCGCTCGTCGACCGCGACGATCCGCACCTGCCCGGCGCCCGGCGTGAAGACCCCGGTGGCGCCGGTGGACCCGGAGCCGCCGGTGGATTCCGAGGACCTGGTGGGCGTGGGTGTGGATGTCGGTGTCGGTGTCGGCGAGGGGGAACGGTCGGCGCTCGCCTGCGGTGGGGCCATCGGCTGGACCGTGGAGGAGGGATCGTCGGGGCGGAGGGTCAGCGCCACGACGAGCGGGATCAGCAGCAGTCCGCAGCCCGCGCCCACCGCGGCGGTCCGGCGTCGCCGCCGGCGCCTGCGGCCGTCCCGCTCGATCGCCTCCAACGGCACCGGCGGCGGCGTGAACCCGTACGCGGCCTCGGCGAACGCCTCCCGCAGCAACTGCCCGGTGTCGGCACCGTGTTCGCCGGCCACGCCCGCGCCGGTCTCGGTCTCGCTCTCTGTCTCTGAGTCTGTGCCGGTCCCGGTCCCGGTCGGGCCGGTCCCGGAGGTCGGGTGGTTCATGGGCGGGCTCCGGGGACGGGCGAGGGGGGCGCCTGGGCGAACGGGGGAGAGGGAGCGGAGGTGTGGGTGTCCCGGGCGCCGTCCCCGTGGGGGGCGGCGGCGAACGAGGGGTGCGCGCGCAGGGCCTGAAGGCCGCGTCGTACATGGGTCTTGACCGTGCCGAGCGAGCAGCCGAGCAGCTGGGCGATCTCGTTCTCGCTGAGGTCCTCCCAGAACCGGAGCACCAGCACGGACCGCTGCCGGGCGGACAGTTCGGCCAACGCCTGGGTGACGGCGGCCCGTTGGGCGATGGAGTCGGCGTGTCCCGCGTGCCGCTCGTGCACCCGTTCCGGCAGGAACGGTGTCAGCAGATGGGCCACGCGTCTCTTCCGTACGCGGCTGATGTTGTTGTTGACCAGCGAGCGCCGCACATAGAAGTCGACGTCGTCGCGCGGGATGCGCCGCCAGCGGGCGTACACCTTCGCCAGCGTGGTCTGCACGAGGTCCTCGGCCTCGTGGAAGTCGCCGGTCAGCATGTGCGCGGTACGCACCAGGCGCGGCCAGGCCGCGGTGGTGTACGCGGCGAAGTCACCGCCCTCGGGTGGTCCGGGGTTCTCGTGCGGTCCGGAGTTCTCGTGCGGCACGGACGACGGTCCTCGAAGTCGGGAGTGGGGGAGCGTGCCGTGCGGACGGGGGAGTGGTCAAGTCCCCCGCCCCCACGGTCACTTCGAGCGTCAGGTCAGGTCAGGTCAGGTCAGATCGGGTCGGACGGAATCGGTCGGGTCAGGTCAGCGGCAGCTGGGCGTAGACGCGGCCCTTGGTGTCGAGGACGGTGACCTTGCGGAGGAAGTCCTCCGAGCCGCCGTCCGAGGGCAGGTCCGCGATGGCGTACCAGACGCCCCAGCCCGGCTTCCCGGCCAGCTCGATCAGCTTGCCGTGGACCTTGCCCGTGCTGGTCGCGATCTCCACACGGGAGGCCGTGCCCTTGCCGCCGTAGTAGAGGCCGGAGAGGTAGTAGTGCCCTTCGAAGCCGCTTCCCTGGAGGGTCACTCCGGGCACGCTCGGGTCGACGTTGCCGTCGACGATGCTGCGGAACTGCGGGAAGTCGGGCATGTCCGGGTCCGTCCAGTGCTTGCCCTCGGCCGTCAGCCACAGCTCGAACCCGGGCGCGGCGACGACATGCTCCCCCGGCGCGACGATCCGCGCGGTCGGCGCCTTCGTGGCCTTGGCGGCCTTCGCCGCCACCGCGGCTGCCGCCGCCGCGCCGGTGCCGTGCGCCGTCTCCCCCCGCGAGACGGCGTACGACATCGTCGGCGCCCCCGCCAGCAGCGTGGTCAGCGCGGCGACGGCGACGTATGTGTGCATCCGCTTCATGGTCATGAACGGACACCCCCCTGGTGTGCATGGTCGGTGTGTTGGTCTGACACTCCTGGAAACTCCTGAGGTGCCCGGGACGGATGACACCGGCGTACGACTTTTTTCGCCGCCTTCTCAGTTCAGCGCGCTGCCGTCCTTCCACCGCTCCCAGCTCAGGTTCCAGTCGCCGTACCCGTTCCCGACGGCCACGGTCTCCGCGGAGCCGGTCACCTTCACCACGTCACCGGGGACGACCTGGTCGTAGAACCGTTTCGCCGTGCCGTCGGCCGCGAGGCCCACACACCCGTGGGTGACGTTCCGCCGGCCCGCGTACGTATTCGCCTTCGGGTTCTCGTGGAGGTAGGTGCCGGAGGCGGTGAGATGGACGGCGTAGGAGTACCAGTCGGCGTACGAGTCGCCGTAGCCGACCGTGCGCGAGTCCATGAAGACCTTGGGCTGCTTGTCGGAGACGACCATCGTGCCGTTCCAGGTCTCCATGCCGGGCGCGCCCGCGGTGACCGGGACGCGCTCGGTCGAACCGTCCTTCTCCACGGTCATGGTGTGGCGGCGCACATCGACCGTGGCGATCAGCGACCGGCCGACGCCGAAGTGCCGGGTGAGGCCCTCGCCGACCTGGACGGTGACCTTCGTACCGGGCTTCCAGTAGGCGCGGGGACGGAAGTCGACGCGCTGTCCGTCGGCGAGGTCGCGGTCCTTCACCCAGCTCCAGGAGCCCTCGGTGCCGGGGTCGGTCGTGACCTTCAACCGCCGTTCCACATCTGCCCGTTCGGCCTCCGGGACCGGACGGTCGAAGGTGACGGATATCGGCATGCCGACACCCACGGTCTGCCCTTCCGCGATGTTCACACGCGCGCCGTCGAACGCCTCCGCCGCGCTCGGGCTCGGGCTCGGCCTCACGTCCACGGCCTCGGTGCCGCCCCCGCCCCCGGTCCCCGCGCCCGCCCCCGTCTCCGCGTCCGTCTCCGCGTCCGTCTCCGCGTCCGCGCGGGCGTGGGTCTCCGGTATCGCGCTCGGCCCCTCGACCCGTACGCCTTCCCCGCTCCCCGCACAGCCCGTGAGCGCGAGCGCGACCGCGCACGCGGCCGTCGCGGCGAACAGGTGCGCGAGGCGCCGGGCCCGCAGGGTCCCGGTGGCTCTTCTCCCCATGGTCATGGTCTCCCCCAGATGTCTTTCCCGTGATGTGTTTCGATGAGCGGCGTACGGCGGCGTACGTACGGGACCTGTACGCACGACGGGGGCGACCGGGTTGCACGGCGATCCAAGGGACTTCGGACAACGGCGGGGGCATGACCGAGGAAGAGTTCGACGCGTTCTACGCCACCGCGTTCCCCCGGCTGACCGGCCAGCTCTACGCCTTCACCGGGGACCACGGCGAGGCGCAGGACGTCGTGCAGGAGGCCTTCGTCCGGGCCTGGGACCGGCGGCGGGACTTCCTCGCGGAGGGGGCGCCCGAGGCGTGGATCCGTACCGTGGCGATGCGGCTCGCGGTGAGCCGGTGGCGCCGGGCGCGCCGCTGGCTGGAGCTGGTGCGCCGCGATCCGCCCCCGGATCACACGCCGGGACCCGATCCCGAACGGGCGGTGCTGGTCGAGGCGTTGCGCAGGATTCCGGAGGCACAGCGGATGGCGGTGGTTCTGCACCATCTGTGCGACTTGAGTGTGGAGCAGGTAGCCTCCGAGACCGGCGCCCCCGTGGGCACGGTCAAGGCCCGGCTGTCCCGTGGCCGGGCGGCGCTGGCGCGCGAACTGGCCCCCGGCGCGGGTGCGAAGGAGGACGGCCGTGTCCGATGAACTGACCGTCCGGCTGCGCGAGTTGGCGGAGTCCGTCGAGGCCCCGCCGCCCGGGTCCGGCGCCGAGATCCGCGCCACCGCCGGCCGCCGTCGGCGTCGCCGCCGTACGACCGCCGCCGTCGCGGGCGGCTGCGTGGCGGCGGGCATGGCCGCCGTCCTCACCCTGAACGTCGCCTCCCACGGCAGCGAACAGCACCCGCCGACGGCGTCGCGCACCACACAGAGCGCCACGCGAGCGGTTCCCGACGCCACGGTGGACCTCTCCCGCCGCGTCCTCACCGTCGCCGGCCGCGAGCTGCCGGTCTCCACCGGCACGGCCCGGACACCGACACCGACCGGCCTGATGACCGTCACGCTCAAACGCGGCTCCAAGGTCGTCCCCGCCACGACCGTCGGCCTCGGCCTCGGCGACGAGTACGACCTGAAGCTGTCGTGGGTCCTGGAACTGACCCCGATCGACAAGACCACCGGAAGGGCCGGGGCAGAAGCGGCGGAGGCGCCGGCGGAGGCGACGGCGGAGGCGCCGACGGAGGTGGCGGCGGAGACGGCGGAGGCGCCGGAAGCGACCGATGGAACTGACGGGACCGGTCCGACCGAGGACACCAGCCTCAGCCCCAGCCCCAGCCCCACTCCCAGCCTCGGCCCCGCCGCGAACGCGATCTGGATCGCGGCCCTCACCTACAACGAGAAGGCCCCCGGCGCCCACGACACCACCTCCGGCTGGATCGGCCTGCGGAGCACCGACGCGCAGTGGCTCTACCGGCGGCTGTCGGAGGGCGCGCTGGTGGAGATCCGGGGCACGGCGCCGACCGCCCCCGCCACGGACCCCGTGCCGACCCCCGGCCTGGGGTAGCCGCCGGGGGAGCCGTACGAGGGAGTCGCTCACCCGTACGCCCTCGTGCGCTGGTGGGCGGGCCCGAGCGGTGCTGGCGTAGGAGCGGAAACGTCGTGCTCCCGGGAGGCTCCGCCATGCGTCGTGCGTACCGTGTTCTCGCCCGGGTCGTGGTCCTCGGGATGCTCGCGGGGGCGACGGCCTGCGTCGCGAAGGACCCCGGGCATCCGCGCGGCTTCCCGGAGGCGGCCGTCGTCGACGACCCGGCCACCGCCTCGCCGTCGGCCCGGCCGAAGCCCACCCTGACCGACGCGCGCGCCCGCAGCGCGCTGCTCCGCCAGGACGACCTGGGCGAGGCCTGGGCCGGCACCCAGGGCGCGGCGACCTGGCGGGACGGTCTCCTCAAGGGCCGCACCGACCGCCCCGAGTGCCAGGAACTCCTGGACGCGGTGTACGCCGAGGACGTCCTCGGCAAGCCCAGGGGCGGCACGGCCGTCACCGGCTTCGACGACTACGAGTACGGCGCCCAACTCCGCTACCAGGTGGGCGAGTACGACAGGGCCGACGTCGACGCCCGCCTCGGCCGGCTCCGCCGGATCGTCGACAAGTGCGGGGAGTTCACCATCACCGGGATCCAGGGACAGGAGTACGGCGCCGAGGTCGTCCCCGTCGAACTCCCCGGCGACCTGGGCGACGCCCGGCAGGGCCTGCGGCTGATCGTCAGCGGGGCGGTGGAGGGCGAGGACAGCGCCCTCACCCTCGACCTCGCCACCGTGCGCGTCGGCGACACGGCCGCCCTCCTCACCCACGGCGGCCTCTACGGCATCGACGACACCGCCACCCGAGAAGCGGCCCAGGCCGGCACCCAACGCCTCCAGGACCTCCTGAAGAAGGAACAGCAGGAGAAGAAGGGCAAGAAGAAGCCGAAGCCCCCTCCGCCCTCGGCGGCGTGACGCATGTGGTAGCCGGTGCCCGCGAAGCCGTCCGCCGCGGAGGGGACCACGCGGATCGTCACGTTCTCCCTCTCGGAGGCCCTCAGGAGGTGTTCCAACTGCGCGCGGGCGACCTTCGGTCCGCCGGGGGTTGTGGCTCGTCCACTCGCTCACCGAGGGGCGCTGGGGCACCGCCCCGGCCGTACCCGTACCCGTACCCGTACCCCAGGGCCCGCCCTGCCCCGACGGCAAGGCCGTGTGGTTCGACCTCGCCGCGCCGCTCAGCCCCGTGCGGCCGACCGTTCCGTGCCCGGCTTCACACCCCACACATACACCTCGTCGCCCTCGTGCATGATCCGCCACAACCGCTCCGCGTCGGCGTAGCGGAGGTTCACGCAGCCGTGGGAGCCGCCTCGGAAGAGGTCGTCGAGGACGCCGTGGAAGGCCTGGCCGTCGTTGAAGAACTGGGCGAACGGCATGGGCGCGTTGTCGTACAGGTCGGAGTGGTGGTCACGGTTCTTCCAGTAGACCGTGTGCCAGCCGGTGCGGGTCTCCTGCCCGTCCCGGCCGGTGCGCGCGGGCACCGGCCGGTAGATCACGCGGTCGCCCTGCTGTACCCACACCAGCTGCCGGTCGAGGTCCACACAGGTCACCTGGTAGGTCCGCACCGGGCACTTCCCCGCCGCGTTCGGGTTGGCGCGGGCCTGCACCACCAGCATCGTGCGGTAGGTGGCGAGCCCCGCGTACCCGTCGGCCGGTTTCACGCCCGCGCGCTGCTGGAACGCGCGGATCGCCACACAGTCGGCG of Streptomyces phaeolivaceus contains these proteins:
- a CDS encoding SigE family RNA polymerase sigma factor, producing MTEEEFDAFYATAFPRLTGQLYAFTGDHGEAQDVVQEAFVRAWDRRRDFLAEGAPEAWIRTVAMRLAVSRWRRARRWLELVRRDPPPDHTPGPDPERAVLVEALRRIPEAQRMAVVLHHLCDLSVEQVASETGAPVGTVKARLSRGRAALARELAPGAGAKEDGRVR
- a CDS encoding L,D-transpeptidase; its protein translation is MGRRATGTLRARRLAHLFAATAACAVALALTGCAGSGEGVRVEGPSAIPETHARADAETDAETDAETGAGAGTGGGGGTEAVDVRPSPSPSAAEAFDGARVNIAEGQTVGVGMPISVTFDRPVPEAERADVERRLKVTTDPGTEGSWSWVKDRDLADGQRVDFRPRAYWKPGTKVTVQVGEGLTRHFGVGRSLIATVDVRRHTMTVEKDGSTERVPVTAGAPGMETWNGTMVVSDKQPKVFMDSRTVGYGDSYADWYSYAVHLTASGTYLHENPKANTYAGRRNVTHGCVGLAADGTAKRFYDQVVPGDVVKVTGSAETVAVGNGYGDWNLSWERWKDGSALN
- a CDS encoding L,D-transpeptidase, which translates into the protein MSDELTVRLRELAESVEAPPPGSGAEIRATAGRRRRRRRTTAAVAGGCVAAGMAAVLTLNVASHGSEQHPPTASRTTQSATRAVPDATVDLSRRVLTVAGRELPVSTGTARTPTPTGLMTVTLKRGSKVVPATTVGLGLGDEYDLKLSWVLELTPIDKTTGRAGAEAAEAPAEATAEAPTEVAAETAEAPEATDGTDGTGPTEDTSLSPSPSPTPSLGPAANAIWIAALTYNEKAPGAHDTTSGWIGLRSTDAQWLYRRLSEGALVEIRGTAPTAPATDPVPTPGLG
- a CDS encoding L,D-transpeptidase family protein, coding for MTTRRRTRKTRIRVKVVAVLSSALLGWTTAPAIASAPLASAPAPECTARTGPYQWDLERHLKLVADGRQSTADCVAIRAFQQRAGVKPADGYAGLATYRTMLVVQARANPNAAGKCPVRTYQVTCVDLDRQLVWVQQGDRVIYRPVPARTGRDGQETRTGWHTVYWKNRDHHSDLYDNAPMPFAQFFNDGQAFHGVLDDLFRGGSHGCVNLRYADAERLWRIMHEGDEVYVWGVKPGTERSAARG
- a CDS encoding tetratricopeptide repeat protein gives rise to the protein MAGTAERDDPEVIGRRVQQLRTERGLTQRQLAEPAYTPAYISTLEAGRVRASEPALRHIAERLGVGYEELATGRPAGFATELRLRLTGAQRTLASGATEAAAEGFTVVLAEAEEYGLVPEQADALLGLGECALETGDLETAQLRFEQVEQRLGDAPLPARVPALRGRATAHYLAGELRYSCYLYESTLDELNRNGLHDPDALLLLYTGVIAPYMDMGAHARAAQAAELALALAPRSGDPALVARMHRSVARTMIAEGRVAEADASLAKASELYRQLQIRTELANCHWMRGYLHAQNGDYARAEEELREARRMLSAKRAALYTSQVAVELADVLHRRGKSEEAAELLREVLSDLSSERGALHSAAAHRLLGIIAEDARNADTAEEHYVRALSLLERAGAAGDLADLCRLLGDLYRRTGRVEAALDAYRTGLGHRTAPGTTTLGPAPAQPPL
- a CDS encoding SigE family RNA polymerase sigma factor; protein product: MPHENSGPHENPGPPEGGDFAAYTTAAWPRLVRTAHMLTGDFHEAEDLVQTTLAKVYARWRRIPRDDVDFYVRRSLVNNNISRVRKRRVAHLLTPFLPERVHERHAGHADSIAQRAAVTQALAELSARQRSVLVLRFWEDLSENEIAQLLGCSLGTVKTHVRRGLQALRAHPSFAAAPHGDGARDTHTSAPSPPFAQAPPSPVPGARP